A stretch of DNA from Chitinispirillum alkaliphilum:
GCAAAACCGTTAAAAGATAATTTAAACTATGATGAACCGTCCGTGAACTTTGTGTTTTCGGGCGGTTATTTTTATATGGAACCAAAAGAAAATACAATCGTTGCATCAGCAACCCCTCCTGGAAAAGGGGCTTTGGCTGTTATTAGGCTTTCCGGAAGCAGAGCTAATACTATTGTAGCAGAAATTATTAAAGAGAAGGAAAAATTCAAACGAACAGAAGAGAGAAAAATAGCTCTGTATACAGTAATAGATAAAAATGGTGGGATAATAGATGAAGTAATAGCAGTAAAATACATATCACCTGTATCTTTTACCGGAGAAGATATGGTAGAGATAACCTGCCACGGGAGCTCCCTTATTACAAAAACGATAATTGAACAAACATATAGATATGGAGCTCAAGCAGCTTCCCCGGGTGAATTTACAAGAAGAGCTTTTGATAACAAAAAAATAGATTTAATGAAAGCAGAAGCGATACAGGCTTTAATTGACTCAACTACTTCATTGCAATACGAAACAGCCAAAAGAGCTTACACAGGGAAAAGTAGAGAAAAAATTGAAGAGTATAAGAGTGAGATAATAGAAATACTCAGTCAGATAGAGGCTGTGATAGAGTTTGGAGAAGAAGATGATATACACGATTCAAATACAGAAATTACATCGATACTGGATAATCTTAAAAGAAGACTGGCTGAAGAATACTCAAGGGCAACCAGAATAAAGCAATTTGAAAACGGACTATCAGTTTTGCTCGCAGGGCCGGTTAATGCAGGGAAATCCAGTCTTTTTAACAAAATACTCGGATATGAGAGATCAATCGTTCATAATTCTGCTGGAACAACAAGAGATAGTGTATCAGAGAGTGTTAATATAAATGGGCAGAAAATACGAATCACAGACAGTGCCGGTTTAAGGGAAACTGAAAACGAAATAGAAAACATGGGCATTGAGATAACCAGGAAAGAAATAAAAGAAGCCCATCTAGTAATATGGGTAACATCTGCAGAAGAGCCTTTTGAAAATCAAGAATTAAATATGATAGAAAACCTGGGAAAAAATTGTGTTTCAGTAATAAATAAAATTGAGAACGGGGATAAATATAAAAAGAGAGATCAATTGGAAAAGATGGGTGTTGAATATATAACTCTCAGTGTAAAAGAAAATATAAACACAGATGGGATGATAAAAAAGATACAACACTCCATAAATGAGATAATTAATAACGTTCAATTACCAGATATTATTTCAAACGAGCGACATCAAAAGATAGTAGAAAGAATAATAGAGAATTTATCTCTGGCCAAAGAGAATATATGCAGGGAAGAGATTGCAGCATTCTATGTAAGAAAAAACCTTGAAACCATAGAAGAGATCTGTGGTTATACGACATCAGAGGAAGTGTTAAACAATATTTTTTCCAATTTTTGTATAGGGAAGTAATGTTTCACGTGAAACAATTATGGCTATGAAAACAGATATTTTAGTAGTGGGTGGGGGACATGCAGGGATAGAGGCTGCTCATATTGCTGCCCGGAAAGGGTTGGAGGTTGTCTTGGTTACAAGTCACCTTGACCTTATAGGGCAGATGTCTTGTAATCCAGCCATTGGTGGTATAGCAAAAGGGAATATAGTAAGAGAAATTGACGCACTCGGTGGTCTGATGGGGAAGATTATCGATGAATCTGGGATTCATTTTAGGATGCTGAACCAGAGTAAGGGTGCAGCTGTTTGGGGAAACAGGGCTCAGGCGGATAAAAACACCTATCGGAAAATAGCCAGGGAGGAATTGGAAAAATGTGATAATATATCCCTCTTTCAGGGGATGGTTGTAGAAATTATCTGTAAAAATGGTAAAGTAGAAGCTGTCAGAACAGATACAAACCAAATTATTACCACTAAAGCGATTGTACTTGCAACTGGAACTTTTCTTAATGGTGTTGTTCATATTGGTTTAAATTCCTATCAGGCTGGACGAACTGGGGAACCACCTTCTTTAGGGTTAACCGAATCACTTGGTGGTTATGGGATTGAGACAGGGAGATTAAAAACCGGGACTTCTCCCCGAATAGATGGAAGAAGTGTGGATTTCTCAAAACTCGATCTTCAGGAAGGGGATAAAAACCCATGGCCCTTTTCATTTTTTACCAAAAGAACTCTTTTGAACAAGGTTTTTTGTTTTCAGGGCAAAACAAACAATGATACCCATAGTATAATAAACGAGAATCTGGATAAATCACCTCTGTACAGGGGCAAAATAACCAGTGTTGGTCCAAGATACTGCCCTTCGATAGAAGATAAAGTGATGAGGTTTGGAGATAGGAATGGGCATACATTATTTTTAGAACCAGAAAGTCTTGAGAATAAAGAGTTTTATCTCAATGGTCTTTCCACTTCTATGCCTTTCGATATTCAGGAAAGAATGGTCAGAAGTATCAAAGGTTTAGAAAAGGCCAAAATTATTCGACCAGGTTATGGTATCGAATACGATTATTTTCAGCCTCTTCAACTTAAACCAACTCTCGAATCAAAAATAGTGGGCAACCTCTATTTTGCAGGTCAGATAAATGGAACATCCGGCTATGAAGAAGCCGCCTGTCAGGGTTTGATAGCAGGAATGAACGCTGCCCTTAGTATTTTGCAGGAAGGGGAAATGATTCTTGGACGAGAAACTTCCTACACAGGTGTTTTGATAGATGATCTGATAATGAGAGGGACAGAAGAGCCATACCGAATGTTTACTTCAAGAGCTGAATACCGGCTTCTTCTCAGGCAGGATAATTGTGATGAACGACTCATGCCTATTTCTTTTGAAAAAGGATTTATAGACAAAGATACGTATGAAGAGAGATTGAGGCACTGGGATAGGAAAAAAGAAACTATTGAGTGGCTGGGCAGTGTAAAAATTAATCCTGCAGATTGTTATGAAACAACCGGTCGGGAGTTAAAAAATAGGGTAAAAGCGATTGATCTTCTTAGAAGGCCGGAGTTTTCATTAAAAGAAGTCCTGGAATGTGTTGAAAAACAGGAAGAAAGATCTGCAGAGAATAGGGAATTAACAGAGATTTTAATAGCAAACCGTTATTTGTTCCTTGGTGTGGAATCAGATATAAAATACAAAGGGTTTGTTCAAAAACAGCTAAATGAAGTAGAGAAAATAAGAAGGTTGGAAAAAACGGTGATACCGGAGGATATTGATTATAAAGATATACCCGGGTTGCTGATAGAATCGAGAACTAAAATGGATAAGGTTAGACCACGTTCATTGGGTCAGGCCTCAAGAATTCCGGGTGTAACACCAGCGGATATATCTATTTTGGCTTTGTATTTATCTAAAGAAAAAATAAAATAGATCGTTTCACGTGAAACAATAGGATTGTGTCTATGGATGCTGTATTAAAACCGTTTCTTGAGCGGGCTAAAAAAGCCTATGAATTGAAAGAGTTGGAACGTTTGGGGCTGACTCCGGAACTTGAGCAGAGAGAGCAGATATTGGAATATATTTGTTTGCTCTTAAAATGGAATGACGATGCAGGATTGGTTTCCAAAAATGATGAAGAATCATTATTTTTGAGACATTTCTGTGATTCGCTTCAGCCGTTGCTTCTTTTTGGTTTTAAAAAGAATGCACTTGTTTTGGATATAGGTTCAGGTGGAGGATTTCCCTCAATTCCTATCAGGATTTTCAGACCAGATCTCTCTTTTGTGCTTGCTGAGTCAAACAGAAAGAAGGCTTCCTTTCTAAATGAAGTGAAAAAGAGTCTCGAACTGGATAATCTGGAAGTGTTCAATGGTAAAGTGGAAAGGTATAACACTGAAGAGAAAAAATTTGATTATGTGATAAGCAGAGGATTCGGATCACTTCAAAAATTCTCTCAGCTGGCAAAACCAATGGTTAAACCAGACGGACATATGTATACTTTCAAAACAAAAAAATTCACTTCTGAATTGGATTTTATCACAAACAACAAAGAAACAGATGGAATTAAGATAAGAGAAATTGCAGAATATGATCTTGGCAATATTATCCTTGGTTTGAATCTGGTATCTCTGGAAATCTGTGATGTTGTGGAAAACCCGGCGTGAAAAGAAATATC
This window harbors:
- a CDS encoding GTPase and tRNA-U34 5-formylation enzyme TrmE; this translates as MEPKENTIVASATPPGKGALAVIRLSGSRANTIVAEIIKEKEKFKRTEERKIALYTVIDKNGGIIDEVIAVKYISPVSFTGEDMVEITCHGSSLITKTIIEQTYRYGAQAASPGEFTRRAFDNKKIDLMKAEAIQALIDSTTSLQYETAKRAYTGKSREKIEEYKSEIIEILSQIEAVIEFGEEDDIHDSNTEITSILDNLKRRLAEEYSRATRIKQFENGLSVLLAGPVNAGKSSLFNKILGYERSIVHNSAGTTRDSVSESVNINGQKIRITDSAGLRETENEIENMGIEITRKEIKEAHLVIWVTSAEEPFENQELNMIENLGKNCVSVINKIENGDKYKKRDQLEKMGVEYITLSVKENINTDGMIKKIQHSINEIINNVQLPDIISNERHQKIVERIIENLSLAKENICREEIAAFYVRKNLETIEEICGYTTSEEVLNNIFSNFCIGK
- a CDS encoding tRNA uridine 5-carboxymethylaminomethyl modification enzyme GidA is translated as MAMKTDILVVGGGHAGIEAAHIAARKGLEVVLVTSHLDLIGQMSCNPAIGGIAKGNIVREIDALGGLMGKIIDESGIHFRMLNQSKGAAVWGNRAQADKNTYRKIAREELEKCDNISLFQGMVVEIICKNGKVEAVRTDTNQIITTKAIVLATGTFLNGVVHIGLNSYQAGRTGEPPSLGLTESLGGYGIETGRLKTGTSPRIDGRSVDFSKLDLQEGDKNPWPFSFFTKRTLLNKVFCFQGKTNNDTHSIINENLDKSPLYRGKITSVGPRYCPSIEDKVMRFGDRNGHTLFLEPESLENKEFYLNGLSTSMPFDIQERMVRSIKGLEKAKIIRPGYGIEYDYFQPLQLKPTLESKIVGNLYFAGQINGTSGYEEAACQGLIAGMNAALSILQEGEMILGRETSYTGVLIDDLIMRGTEEPYRMFTSRAEYRLLLRQDNCDERLMPISFEKGFIDKDTYEERLRHWDRKKETIEWLGSVKINPADCYETTGRELKNRVKAIDLLRRPEFSLKEVLECVEKQEERSAENRELTEILIANRYLFLGVESDIKYKGFVQKQLNEVEKIRRLEKTVIPEDIDYKDIPGLLIESRTKMDKVRPRSLGQASRIPGVTPADISILALYLSKEKIK
- a CDS encoding rRNA small subunit 7-methylguanosine (m7G) methyltransferase GidB, whose translation is MDAVLKPFLERAKKAYELKELERLGLTPELEQREQILEYICLLLKWNDDAGLVSKNDEESLFLRHFCDSLQPLLLFGFKKNALVLDIGSGGGFPSIPIRIFRPDLSFVLAESNRKKASFLNEVKKSLELDNLEVFNGKVERYNTEEKKFDYVISRGFGSLQKFSQLAKPMVKPDGHMYTFKTKKFTSELDFITNNKETDGIKIREIAEYDLGNIILGLNLVSLEICDVVENPA